Genomic window (Candidatus Binatus sp.):
TTTCATCTGGCGCATGCGACGCGGCTCATTTCGGAATCGGCGCGCGCTTGAATGCATTTTCGATAATCGCAAGACCGGCGTCGGCTTCCTCGCGGGTGAGGTTCAGCGGCGGCAGCAGCCGCAGCACGTTGCCCGCGGTGCCGTTGACCAGCAACCGCTGCTTGACGCACTCCTCGACGATCGGACGCGTGTCGTGCTTGAGCACCACCCCGATGATCATTCCGAGTCCCCGAACTTCCACGATTCGATCGCACGAGCGCGCAAATTTACCGAGCCGCTCGAGCATATAGCCGCCGACGCTCGACGCGTTGTCCAGCACGCCATCCTGCTCGAGCGCGTCGATCACGGCGAGCGCCGCCGCACACGCCACCGGATTTCCGCCGAACGTGCTGCCGTGGCTGCCCGGCGTGAAGCTCGACGCGAACTCGGCCCGCGCAATCATCGCGCCGATCGGGATTCCACCGCCGAGCGCCTTGGCCAGGGTCACGATGTCGGGTTTGATGCCGGCGTGCTCGTACGCGAAAAATCGCCCGGTGCGCCCGACTCCAGTTTGCACCTCGTCAAGGATCAGCAGCATCTTGTTGCGATCGCACCAGTCGCGCATTCGCTTCAGGTAATCCGCGCGCGGCACGACCACGCCGCCCTCGCCCTGGATTGGTTCGATCATCACGCCGACGGTTTCGTCGCGCCGGGCGCGATCGAGCGCCGCGAGATCGTCGAAGGGCACGAGTCTGAAGCCGGGCATCAGCGGTTGAAAGCCCTGATGGTATCGCTCCTGGCCGGTCGCGCTCAGCGTGGCCAGCGTGCGTCCGTGGAACGATCCGAGCGTCGCCAGAATCTCGAAGCGCCCGCCGCCGGCGTTGCTGCCCCATCGCCGCGCAAGTTTGATCGCGGCCTCGTTGGCTTCGGCCCCCGAGTTGCCCAGGAAAACTTTTCCCTCGCCGAAACGATTTGCCAGCCGCTCGACCAATCGCGCGGTCGGCTCGGTGTGAAAGACGTTGGAAACGTGCGTGAGCTTTTCCGCCTGCTCCTTGATCGCGCGTACGACGCGGGGATTTCCATGACCGAGACTGGTGACCGCCAGCCCGCAGAAAAAATCGAGATAACGGTTGCCGTCGGCGTCATACAGATAGGCGCCATGCCCGCGTGCGAACGCGATCGGAAGGCATCCGTAAACATCGACCATGTGCCGATGCGTGAGCTCAACTATCTCAGCATTGTTCATCGCGCCTTGCCGCTGCCCTCCGCGCTGCGCGCCGTGCCGGTCAACGCCGACACCTTGGCGCGGCGTTGAACCACTTCCGTTCCGATTCCCGAGCGGGTGAAGATTTCCAGCAGCACCGCGTGTTTGACGCGGCCGTCAATTATGTGGGTCTTCGCCACGCCCTTGTTCAGCGCCTCGATGCAACATTCGACCTTCGGAATCATCCCTTGCGCAATCACCCCGCGCGCGATCAGCCGCCTGGCTTCCGCGGCATCGAGCGTCGAGAGCAATTTGCCGTCCTTGTCCTTCACCCCCTCGACGTCGCTCAGCAGGATCAATTTTTCCGCCTTGAGCGCGGCCGCGATCTCGCCCGCGGCGACGTCGGCATTGATGTTGTAAGTCTGGCCGTCGCGGCCGAACCCGGTCGGCGCGATCACCGGGATGAAGTTGTTGGCCTCGAGCGTGCGCAGCAATTCCGGATTCACCCGATCGACTTCGCCGACCAGCCCGATATC
Coding sequences:
- the argB gene encoding acetylglutamate kinase — protein: MKETVHNRAAVLIEALPYIRRFRGKTFVIKCGGHAMQTEELRESFAQEVVLLDLVGINPIIVHGGGPQITELIGKLGLKSRFVRGMRVTDPATMEAAEMVLQRINKDLVATISRQGGRAVGLSGKDGDLIRSRKMRMVVTDDNGKRSRVDIGLVGEVDRVNPELLRTLEANNFIPVIAPTGFGRDGQTYNINADVAAGEIAAALKAEKLILLSDVEGVKDKDGKLLSTLDAAEARRLIARGVIAQGMIPKVECCIEALNKGVAKTHIIDGRVKHAVLLEIFTRSGIGTEVVQRRAKVSALTGTARSAEGSGKAR
- a CDS encoding aspartate aminotransferase family protein, encoding MNNAEIVELTHRHMVDVYGCLPIAFARGHGAYLYDADGNRYLDFFCGLAVTSLGHGNPRVVRAIKEQAEKLTHVSNVFHTEPTARLVERLANRFGEGKVFLGNSGAEANEAAIKLARRWGSNAGGGRFEILATLGSFHGRTLATLSATGQERYHQGFQPLMPGFRLVPFDDLAALDRARRDETVGVMIEPIQGEGGVVVPRADYLKRMRDWCDRNKMLLILDEVQTGVGRTGRFFAYEHAGIKPDIVTLAKALGGGIPIGAMIARAEFASSFTPGSHGSTFGGNPVACAAALAVIDALEQDGVLDNASSVGGYMLERLGKFARSCDRIVEVRGLGMIIGVVLKHDTRPIVEECVKQRLLVNGTAGNVLRLLPPLNLTREEADAGLAIIENAFKRAPIPK